From a single Loxodonta africana isolate mLoxAfr1 chromosome 9, mLoxAfr1.hap2, whole genome shotgun sequence genomic region:
- the LOC100671076 gene encoding ferritin heavy chain-like, whose translation MTASPSQVRQNYRQDSEAAINGQINLERYTSYVYLSVSYYFDRNDVALKNFARYFLHQSHEEREHAERLMKLQNQQGGQIFLQDIKKPDHDDWESRLKAMKCALHLGKNVNQSLLELHKLVTDKNHPHLCDFIATHYLNEQVKSIKELGD comes from the coding sequence ATGACCGCGTCCCCCTCACAGGTGCGCCAGAACTACCGTCAGGACTCGGAGGCCGCCATCAACGGCCAGATCAACCTGGAGCGCTACACCTCCTACGTCTACCTGTCCGTGTCTTACTACTTCGACCGCAATGATGTGGCTCTGAAGAATTTTGCCAGGTATTTTCTTCACCAATCTCATGAGGAGAGGGAACATGCTGAGAGGCTGATGAAGCTGCAGAACCAACAAGGTGGCCAAATCTTCCTTCAGGATATCAAGAAACCAGACCATGATGATTGGGAGAGCAGGCTGAAGGCAATGAAGTGTGCGTTACACTTGGGAAAAAACGTGAATCAGTCACTACTGGAACTGCACAAACTGGTCACTGACAAGAACCACCCCCATTTGTGTGACTTCATTGCGACGCATTACCTAAATGAGCAGGTGAAATCCATCAAAGAATTgggtgactaa